The following are encoded in a window of Variovorax paradoxus genomic DNA:
- the trmB gene encoding tRNA (guanosine(46)-N7)-methyltransferase TrmB has protein sequence MNIPDTVSNDLPPVPPEDDAADGKPHPLHRRLKSFVKRAGRTTDGQARAFAELGPLFLIPYTPEPLDLTAAFGGRAGPTVLEIGFGMGEATAHIATVLPETNFLCCEVHEPGVGALLKRIGEQSISNIRICAHDAVDVLDHMLLPSTLAGVHVFFPDPWHKKRHNKRRLIQPEFVTKLAQHLRPGGYIHCATDWQPYAEQMLEVLAAEPLLRNTAPDTGYADKPAYRPLTKFENRGLKLGHGVWDLVFEKRA, from the coding sequence ATGAACATTCCCGACACCGTGTCCAACGACCTCCCGCCCGTGCCTCCCGAAGACGACGCCGCCGACGGCAAGCCGCATCCGCTGCACCGCCGCCTCAAGAGCTTCGTGAAGCGCGCCGGCCGCACCACCGACGGCCAGGCCCGTGCCTTCGCCGAGCTGGGCCCGCTGTTCCTCATTCCCTACACGCCCGAGCCGCTCGACCTGACGGCGGCCTTCGGCGGCCGCGCCGGCCCGACGGTGCTGGAGATCGGCTTCGGCATGGGCGAGGCCACGGCGCACATCGCCACCGTGCTGCCCGAGACCAATTTCCTGTGCTGCGAAGTGCACGAGCCCGGCGTGGGCGCGCTGCTCAAGCGCATCGGCGAGCAGTCGATCTCGAACATCCGCATCTGCGCGCACGACGCGGTCGACGTGCTCGACCACATGCTGCTGCCCTCCACGCTGGCCGGCGTGCATGTGTTCTTTCCCGATCCGTGGCACAAGAAGCGCCACAACAAGCGCCGCCTGATCCAGCCCGAGTTCGTGACCAAGCTGGCGCAGCACCTGCGCCCCGGCGGCTACATCCACTGCGCCACCGACTGGCAGCCCTACGCCGAGCAGATGCTCGAAGTGCTGGCCGCCGAGCCGCTGCTGCGCAACACCGCGCCGGACACCGGCTACGCGGACAAGCCGGCCTACCGCCCGCTCACCAAGTTCGAGAACCGTGGTCTCAAGCTGGGCCACGGCGTGTGGGACCTGGTGTTCGAAAAGCGCGCCTGA